CTGTCCCTTAAAGGCTTTAAGCCGATATAATAACGTTCCCAGCTTTTCAGGCGGTCTCTGTTAATGGCCTCAGCTTCTTCCAACTGCGCATATAGGAAAGCAGCATTTAACTCACTGGGCAGGTAGGAGGACCCTACATCTATCCAGGAATACTTGTCCACTTCTCCGCGCAAAAAACTGGACCGGTTTGTCCCTTTTTCCCTGATATATTCAGCCCGGTCAACAAAGCGCCGGTCATTGATTAGAAGGGCTCCCCCCTCGCCGCAGGTATAATTTTTGGTATCATGGAAACTATAGCACCCTAAATGGCCTATCGTGCCAAGAGCCTTTCCCTTATAAGTACTCATTACCGCCTGGGCCGCATCCTCGATGACAAGCAAATTGTGTTTCCCGGCAATTTTCATGATAGTATCCATATCACAGGCTACACCTGCATAATGCACGGGTACAATCGCCTTTGTCCGCTCCGTTACAGCCCTTTCAATCAGTTTTTCATCCATGTTCATCGTATCCGGACGTATATCTGTAAAAACAATCTTCGCCCCCCTTAGCACAAAAGCATTGGCCGTGGAAACAAAGGTATAAGAGGGCATGATCACCTCGTCCCCTGGCTGGATGCCGGCCAGTATAGCACTCATTTCCAGCGCATGGGTACACGATGTAGTCAGTAAAGCCTTCAGACAACCACAATTCTCTGTCAACCAGGCATGGCACTTGCGGGAAAATTCCCCGTCACCCGACAGTTTATTATTGGCTATGGCCTTTGCAATATAATAAGTTTCTTTGCCTGTAACAGCCGGTATGTTAAACGGTACTTTCATAACAAGCTCCTTCCGGTTTTTTGAAAAACAGTAAGGCTAAAATTTCGAACCAGTCGCCATTTTTGCCCGTACCAAATCCAACAAGTACTGGCCATACTCGCTGTTTTTCAGCGGTTCAGCCAACTGAAGCAGTTGATGGTTTTGTTCACGAATGCACATTCAATACCGGCAAATCCTTGTCCCCTGCATTACCGGCAGCCCCTTCTATTAATTATAAGCTTAACTTTTGCATTTTGAAAGTCATTGTCGGTCCCTGTAATGGTGATACCATTGTTTCGAAACTTTGGCTTCCGTACATATTTCTCTGCCAGGCAGTCATAAGCGTAATTTATATCCTTATCAAAGTTTCTTTCAGTAAAAAAAAACAGCTTTTCCATATGTTAAAATAAAAGTGAAAAATATAACAAGCCAATGCGCATGGCTGGAACGAGAGTAACTTGTTAAAAAAAACTGGAGGTGGTCGTATGTCTGACAAAAACAAGTTTCTGGAAAACCTATCCCGAAGAAGTTTCCTCGTCAACGCCGGGAAATTTGCTGCCGGCGCCATGGTGGGCTTCAGCGGCCTGAGTCTGGCCGGCTGCGCGGCTTCTCCGAAAGAGTCCGCATCCGAACAGGCGTCTCAAAACGGTCCAGACGTAAAAATTCCCAAGCTGCCCTGGCCGTATAAAAAACTTGATCCTGAAGTGGTCAGAAGGAAAGCCCACGACAATTACTACCGTGATGATGCTCACTGCATGGAAACAACCTTCAGTACTATTGTGGAAGAATTGGCCAAAGAAGTCGGGTTTCCATACACTGTTATCCCGGTCGAGATGGCTCATTACGGAGCAGGCGGCGTAATGAACTGGTCTACTTTGTGTGGAGCCTTAAACGGCTCATGCATGGCCATGAACCTGGTACTCGGCAAAAAAGGCGATGCCCTGGAAAAAGCCGTCAATGAATTGATGGGCTGGTATACCAAAGCAAAGTTTCCCTCCGATCAAAGCAATAAATTTGACGGACCGAAAGTTAAAGGGCCTCTGCCCCAAAGTATCGGCACCTCGCCATTATGTCATGTTTCAGTATCTATGTGGTGCAATGCTTCCGGTATGAAATCATTCAGCCCCGAACGGGCCGA
The DNA window shown above is from Thermincola ferriacetica and carries:
- the rffA gene encoding dTDP-4-amino-4,6-dideoxygalactose transaminase; this encodes MKVPFNIPAVTGKETYYIAKAIANNKLSGDGEFSRKCHAWLTENCGCLKALLTTSCTHALEMSAILAGIQPGDEVIMPSYTFVSTANAFVLRGAKIVFTDIRPDTMNMDEKLIERAVTERTKAIVPVHYAGVACDMDTIMKIAGKHNLLVIEDAAQAVMSTYKGKALGTIGHLGCYSFHDTKNYTCGEGGALLINDRRFVDRAEYIREKGTNRSSFLRGEVDKYSWIDVGSSYLPSELNAAFLYAQLEEAEAINRDRLKSWERYYIGLKPLRDRGAIELPHIPDDCRHNASIFYIKVRDLQERTEFLQYLRKHGVQGAFHYVPLHSSVAGVKFGLFSGADIYTTRESERLVRLPLYYKMESSQVDYVIQVVRSFFDV
- a CDS encoding C-GCAxxG-C-C family protein; its protein translation is MSDKNKFLENLSRRSFLVNAGKFAAGAMVGFSGLSLAGCAASPKESASEQASQNGPDVKIPKLPWPYKKLDPEVVRRKAHDNYYRDDAHCMETTFSTIVEELAKEVGFPYTVIPVEMAHYGAGGVMNWSTLCGALNGSCMAMNLVLGKKGDALEKAVNELMGWYTKAKFPSDQSNKFDGPKVKGPLPQSIGTSPLCHVSVSMWCNASGMKSFSPERAERCARLSGDTAAKAVEILNQYLEKGEITPVYADPASIQECGACHGKGGLIEDSRGKMDCVQCHEPHEKKPAK